In one Agrobacterium tumefaciens genomic region, the following are encoded:
- a CDS encoding integration host factor subunit alpha: MAGKTVTRADLAESVFRKVGLSRTESAELVETIIDEICNAITRGEVVKLSSFATFQIREKNERIGRNPKTGEEVPISPRRVMTFKASNVLKQRILKAHTARKAKQKGQKAGS, translated from the coding sequence ATGGCCGGGAAGACAGTGACACGCGCAGATCTTGCAGAATCTGTGTTTCGTAAAGTCGGGCTGTCCCGCACCGAATCCGCCGAACTGGTCGAAACGATCATCGACGAAATTTGCAACGCGATCACCCGTGGCGAGGTCGTCAAGCTGTCGTCCTTCGCGACATTCCAAATCAGGGAAAAGAACGAGCGCATCGGCCGCAACCCGAAAACGGGTGAGGAAGTTCCGATTTCACCGCGCCGCGTCATGACCTTCAAGGCATCGAACGTGCTGAAACAGCGAATCCTCAAGGCGCATACGGCCCGCAAGGCAAAACAGAAGGGCCAGAAGGCTGGCTCCTGA